A DNA window from Methanobacteriaceae archaeon contains the following coding sequences:
- a CDS encoding sensor histidine kinase: MQIISSLISLQSRLLHDERDKILLDNTRDRVRTMGIVHELLYKSVDISSVNFTEYVDTLISEILSHQNYPHVKNETKMDDVKLNIETALTCELIINEIITNSLHAFPPDEKGRVNLTFKNNRDYLTLNLSDNGVGMKDADMENARTLGLRLVKMLIKQLKAELTLNHNNGTRFIIKFKELDYN; encoded by the coding sequence ATGCAAATTATATCCAGCCTTATAAGCCTGCAGTCAAGACTCTTACACGATGAGAGAGATAAAATACTTTTGGACAATACTAGAGACAGGGTTCGGACCATGGGCATCGTGCACGAACTATTATATAAATCTGTAGACATCTCTTCAGTTAACTTTACAGAATATGTTGACACTCTAATTTCTGAAATCTTATCCCACCAGAATTATCCCCACGTGAAAAATGAAACAAAGATGGATGATGTTAAGTTGAATATTGAAACTGCCCTCACATGCGAACTAATTATAAATGAAATAATCACAAACTCATTACATGCTTTTCCCCCTGATGAAAAAGGTAGAGTGAACCTAACCTTTAAGAATAACCGGGATTATTTGACCCTGAACCTGAGTGATAATGGGGTGGGAATGAAGGATGCAGACATGGAAAATGCGAGAACTCTGGGACTGCGCCTGGTAAAAATGCTTATTAAACAACTTAAAGCAGAGTTAACGTTAAATCATAATAATGGAACTCGATTTATAATCAAATTCAAAGAATTAGACTACAATTAG
- a CDS encoding YhgE/Pip domain-containing protein — protein sequence MIKGVSEIFKNDIKVIKNSPVVFFVLIVIICIPSLYALLNIQATWDPYSLTSNLKVAVANEDLGYEFKGTHYNVGDLLVNELKNNDKFSWQFVDEKTAVDGVKNGDYYAAVIIPRDFSQEILSIDTANPHSAKMEYLVNDKLNAIAPRMTNAGADTIQNQINSEIIKTIDGIIFGKLSDVGHMAQENKAYFLKTRSMINELNGKLGEIDASLDQGNSIMSTVNSIWPRFSEELPQIQSKSNYVKEKFSLLYNYIQSDPAKALITVQDMETVVNTIIKSLKYLDAILTTLFNATGDEQLKPIIAQVEYDIVKANNVLAILKEVEVDLKNSKDPSSKLNELKNSIDEMDSAINTLANNREKINNTINQASSKLGLVNSKWPEFRSAIANAAVKLNAVDEADLDRLIAFSDVDQDGVRNYFKSPVQLDKKHVYSVDNYGSALSPFYIAISLWIGCIIAVAMISMRVKTGKKYSAETVYLGRMGLFFIISLLQALVVAGGALMLKIQVSSALLFTMTTVYIGLCAMIVVYSLTSAFGNAGKALSIILLVLQITATGGTFPVELLPPFFQNIHPYLPLTYAIGALREVVAGVLWNNFWYCIGILAVFPLVTFVFTLLIKEKMDKRAQWTEDKLKESGLF from the coding sequence ATGATAAAAGGAGTAAGTGAAATATTTAAAAACGATATTAAGGTTATTAAAAATAGTCCTGTAGTTTTTTTTGTTTTAATAGTTATTATTTGTATACCTTCACTTTATGCGCTGCTCAATATACAGGCTACATGGGATCCATACTCATTAACCAGTAATCTAAAAGTAGCAGTGGCTAATGAGGATTTAGGGTATGAATTTAAGGGGACTCATTATAATGTTGGAGACTTGTTAGTGAATGAGTTAAAAAATAATGATAAGTTCAGCTGGCAGTTTGTTGATGAAAAAACAGCTGTAGATGGAGTTAAAAATGGAGATTATTATGCTGCTGTCATAATTCCAAGGGATTTCAGTCAAGAGATTTTATCAATAGACACGGCAAATCCTCATTCAGCCAAGATGGAATATTTGGTTAATGATAAATTGAATGCTATTGCACCCCGGATGACCAATGCGGGTGCAGATACCATACAAAACCAGATCAATTCTGAAATTATCAAGACCATCGATGGCATCATATTTGGCAAACTCAGTGATGTGGGTCATATGGCCCAGGAAAATAAGGCGTATTTTTTGAAAACCAGATCAATGATTAACGAGTTAAATGGAAAGTTAGGGGAAATTGATGCATCTCTGGACCAGGGAAATTCCATTATGAGTACAGTAAATAGTATCTGGCCAAGATTCAGTGAAGAGTTACCACAGATACAGAGTAAATCCAATTATGTTAAAGAGAAATTTTCTTTACTCTATAATTACATTCAAAGTGACCCTGCAAAGGCACTCATCACTGTACAGGATATGGAAACAGTGGTTAACACCATAATAAAGTCTTTGAAATATCTGGATGCCATTTTAACCACACTTTTCAATGCCACTGGTGATGAACAGCTAAAACCAATCATTGCACAAGTTGAATACGATATTGTAAAGGCGAATAACGTTTTAGCTATTCTAAAAGAGGTGGAAGTGGATCTAAAAAATAGTAAAGATCCTTCTAGTAAGTTAAATGAACTTAAAAATTCCATTGACGAGATGGACTCTGCCATTAATACACTGGCAAATAACCGGGAAAAGATAAATAACACCATTAATCAAGCTTCATCTAAATTAGGTTTAGTTAATTCAAAATGGCCTGAATTTAGGAGTGCTATTGCAAATGCCGCAGTCAAACTCAATGCAGTGGATGAGGCAGATCTGGATAGGTTGATTGCCTTTTCAGATGTTGATCAGGATGGTGTGAGAAACTATTTTAAAAGCCCGGTTCAACTGGATAAAAAACATGTTTATTCAGTTGATAATTATGGGTCTGCTCTTTCACCATTTTATATTGCCATATCTTTATGGATAGGTTGCATTATTGCAGTGGCCATGATTAGTATGCGGGTTAAAACCGGGAAAAAATACAGTGCTGAAACTGTTTATCTGGGTAGAATGGGATTATTTTTTATTATAAGTTTATTACAAGCTCTGGTAGTTGCAGGGGGTGCATTGATGCTGAAGATACAGGTTTCATCCGCCCTACTTTTTACAATGACTACGGTGTATATAGGTCTGTGTGCCATGATTGTGGTTTACTCTTTAACATCTGCCTTTGGAAATGCTGGAAAAGCCCTGTCAATTATATTACTGGTTTTACAGATAACCGCAACCGGGGGAACATTCCCTGTTGAACTCCTACCACCTTTTTTCCAGAACATTCATCCTTACTTACCATTGACTTATGCAATTGGAGCACTACGCGAAGTGGTTGCTGGAGTTTTATGGAATAATTTCTGGTATTGTATCGGAATATTAGCAGTATTTCCATTAGTGACTTTTGTATTCACCCTGCTGATTAAAGAAAAAATGGATAAAAGAGCCCAATGGACTGAGGATAAGTTAAAAGAAAGCGGTTTGTTCTAA
- the nikR gene encoding nickel-responsive transcriptional regulator NikR, producing MRISMSLPKKLLSEFDDVLKDRGYNSRSKGIRDALKDYIVRYQWMKDIEGDRVGIVAVIYDHHYTGVMEDITEIQHQYRSHINATMHLHISDRNCLEVIIVKGDAQEIRNLTEKIMRLKGVEHVKLTTTASSKE from the coding sequence ATGAGAATAAGCATGTCATTGCCAAAAAAGTTGTTAAGTGAATTTGATGATGTTTTAAAAGATCGTGGATATAATTCAAGATCTAAAGGTATTCGAGACGCACTTAAAGATTATATTGTGCGTTATCAGTGGATGAAAGACATTGAAGGGGACAGAGTGGGAATTGTGGCTGTTATATATGACCACCACTACACTGGAGTAATGGAAGATATCACCGAAATCCAGCATCAATACCGGAGTCACATCAATGCCACCATGCACCTCCACATTTCTGATCGTAACTGTCTAGAAGTAATAATAGTCAAAGGAGATGCACAAGAAATTCGAAACCTAACCGAGAAAATTATGAGACTTAAAGGAGTAGAACACGTCAAATTAACCACCACTGCCAGTTCAAAAGAATGA
- a CDS encoding CPBP family intramembrane metalloprotease, whose protein sequence is MKKAYKYGLIGYVLVMICSTLAPVIFNNEQLQALVIFPLIIILAYWTKMNGKELGLEFGSLRDYVWAILYPLSICLILIIIALLTGNIGQIKYPNEMTGKIAYLFFYTLILAFATEEGFFRGWLYGILERDKIDPKLILLLTAVAFSSWHLPLFFLNPSFTWSMLPIYITGGIIGGLIFGLLRYISGSIIVSSFSHALWNTIVYSLFGFGTTIGILGIKMTNIFNPESGLLGLVLGILFMAVLWFWTSKKVGFKYPTKQQ, encoded by the coding sequence ATGAAAAAAGCTTATAAATATGGTTTAATTGGATATGTTCTGGTTATGATCTGCAGTACACTGGCCCCGGTAATATTCAATAATGAACAACTCCAGGCACTGGTAATATTCCCCCTAATCATAATTTTAGCCTACTGGACTAAAATGAATGGTAAAGAGTTGGGTTTGGAGTTTGGAAGTTTAAGGGATTACGTGTGGGCTATTCTGTATCCTTTAAGCATTTGTCTTATCCTTATCATTATTGCCCTTTTAACTGGCAACATAGGCCAAATTAAATACCCTAACGAAATGACAGGGAAAATCGCCTACCTCTTTTTCTATACACTTATACTAGCATTTGCTACTGAAGAAGGTTTCTTCAGAGGATGGCTTTATGGAATACTGGAACGGGACAAAATTGATCCTAAATTAATTCTCCTGCTCACTGCGGTGGCATTTTCCTCCTGGCATTTACCCCTCTTCTTCCTTAATCCATCCTTCACCTGGAGTATGCTTCCCATATACATCACAGGAGGGATTATAGGAGGCCTAATCTTCGGGTTACTACGGTACATTTCCGGTTCCATAATTGTATCGTCATTCTCCCATGCCCTCTGGAATACCATAGTTTATAGTCTATTTGGTTTCGGCACTACCATTGGTATTTTAGGGATTAAAATGACCAACATCTTTAATCCCGAAAGCGGCTTGTTAGGATTGGTCCTTGGTATACTGTTCATGGCCGTTTTATGGTTCTGGACTTCTAAAAAAGTAGGTTTCAAGTATCCGACCAAACAACAATAG
- a CDS encoding CBS domain-containing protein: MLTSVQKEILQSLINLYRNADGMSIKGEEIAELMNRNPGTIRNQMQSLRSLGLVKGVPGPRGGYKPTIEAYHTLNIQDTDKETMVPVYKKGKLVKDINVAKIEFTSIPHPGECEAAIKAVGNIKTLDLGDKIRVGPTPVNKLVVDGVVVGRDDMDNILLLDTTAIRSIPKKRVMEVATSELITLDGLTTIRDAARVLSSKEIEGAPVMDDDEIMGMVTLSDISRALAEAREDMKVVDIMTKNIITVKEDVMISDAIELMNKKHIGRLIVVDQEGNAKGIVTRTDLLDKIAGLK, translated from the coding sequence ATGCTCACATCGGTCCAGAAAGAAATACTCCAGAGTCTGATAAACTTATACCGCAACGCTGATGGTATGTCCATTAAGGGGGAGGAAATAGCGGAACTAATGAACCGCAACCCCGGAACCATTCGCAATCAAATGCAATCCCTGCGCAGTCTAGGTCTTGTTAAAGGGGTTCCAGGACCCCGTGGAGGTTACAAACCGACTATTGAAGCTTATCATACATTAAATATTCAGGATACGGATAAAGAAACCATGGTACCAGTCTATAAGAAGGGAAAACTGGTAAAAGATATCAATGTAGCCAAGATAGAATTCACCAGCATACCACATCCGGGAGAATGTGAAGCAGCCATCAAAGCAGTGGGAAACATCAAAACCCTGGATCTGGGAGATAAAATACGCGTAGGCCCTACTCCCGTTAACAAACTGGTAGTAGACGGAGTAGTTGTAGGCAGGGATGACATGGACAACATCCTACTCCTGGACACTACAGCAATCCGCAGCATACCAAAAAAAAGAGTAATGGAAGTAGCCACCTCAGAACTAATAACCTTGGATGGACTGACCACTATTAGAGATGCAGCCCGTGTACTATCCTCAAAAGAAATCGAAGGTGCACCAGTCATGGATGATGATGAAATCATGGGAATGGTAACTCTATCTGACATCAGCAGAGCTCTGGCAGAAGCCCGGGAAGACATGAAGGTGGTGGACATCATGACTAAAAATATCATCACAGTCAAGGAAGATGTGATGATCTCAGATGCCATCGAACTCATGAACAAAAAACATATCGGGCGTCTCATAGTAGTGGACCAGGAAGGAAACGCCAAGGGCATTGTAACCCGTACAGACCTCCTGGATAAAATCGCCGGGCTAAAATAA
- a CDS encoding deoxyhypusine synthase: protein MKIGSQMTTLQLIEEMGKSGVLGAGRLHRATKLLEEVFTDDETTVFLSLAGPMVPGGLRKVIRDLIADGHVDVLISSGANLTHDLLEAFGGSHYRDQAKDDEELCKMGMGRIGDIYTKSEDFEVFESKINSILGEIAGKNNSINIREFLTQIGHLIDDEESIIRTAAQKGVPIYSPGIVDSMMGLQLWMFTQENQLTLDAAGDMHELSDIVFDSKKVATLILGGGLPKHYALASNILTGGVDAAIQVTLDRSEAGSLSGAPLEEAKSWAKAKCGSRLVTVIGDATIIFPLMVAGVRELIEG, encoded by the coding sequence ATGAAAATCGGTTCCCAGATGACCACACTTCAATTGATCGAGGAAATGGGGAAAAGTGGAGTTCTGGGAGCAGGAAGACTTCACCGGGCCACCAAACTCCTGGAAGAAGTTTTCACTGATGATGAAACCACAGTATTCCTCAGTCTAGCCGGGCCCATGGTTCCAGGAGGCCTTAGAAAAGTCATCCGTGATTTAATTGCCGATGGACACGTGGATGTCCTTATAAGCAGTGGAGCCAACCTCACACACGACCTTTTAGAGGCATTCGGAGGTTCGCACTACCGTGACCAGGCTAAAGATGATGAAGAACTATGCAAGATGGGAATGGGCCGTATAGGGGATATTTATACTAAATCAGAAGACTTCGAGGTTTTTGAGTCAAAAATCAATTCAATACTAGGTGAAATTGCTGGAAAAAACAACAGCATCAATATCAGGGAATTTTTAACTCAGATAGGGCACCTGATAGATGATGAAGAATCAATCATACGCACTGCAGCCCAAAAAGGAGTCCCCATATACTCTCCGGGAATAGTGGACAGTATGATGGGATTGCAACTGTGGATGTTCACCCAGGAAAACCAGCTAACCCTGGATGCAGCTGGAGATATGCACGAACTATCCGATATTGTCTTCGACTCAAAGAAGGTTGCCACCCTAATCCTGGGAGGAGGACTACCAAAACACTATGCCCTAGCTTCCAACATACTCACTGGAGGAGTGGATGCTGCCATTCAGGTGACATTAGATCGCAGTGAAGCAGGTAGTTTAAGTGGTGCACCATTAGAGGAAGCAAAATCCTGGGCTAAAGCCAAATGCGGATCCCGTTTGGTAACCGTAATTGGAGATGCCACCATAATATTCCCCTTAATGGTTGCAGGTGTTAGAGAATTAATTGAAGGTTAG
- the pyrF gene encoding orotidine-5'-phosphate decarboxylase — translation MEVKNNIILALDVPSMDEAMELMDEVSDYLNTVKIGYPLVLAEGLDSVTGIKEEYGFNVICDFKVADIPATNQKIAGETFHSGADALIVHGFVGGDSAAACLETAREFGKEIFLLTEMSHPGAEQFLQPVSMDIARMGVDMGIKNYVGPSTRLDRLKMIRKIVGEDSFIISPGVGVQGGDAKATLQFADALIVGRSIYLSSNPVNALESIIDSIKL, via the coding sequence ATGGAGGTTAAAAATAACATCATTCTGGCTTTGGATGTTCCCAGTATGGATGAGGCCATGGAATTAATGGATGAAGTTTCTGATTACCTGAACACTGTTAAAATAGGTTATCCCCTAGTTTTGGCCGAAGGATTGGATTCTGTTACTGGGATTAAGGAAGAATATGGTTTCAATGTTATCTGTGACTTTAAGGTGGCGGATATACCTGCAACTAATCAGAAGATTGCTGGTGAAACATTTCATTCTGGTGCAGATGCCCTTATTGTGCACGGCTTTGTAGGAGGTGACAGTGCTGCTGCCTGTCTTGAAACAGCCAGAGAATTTGGTAAGGAAATATTTCTCCTGACTGAAATGTCCCACCCCGGTGCAGAACAGTTCCTGCAACCAGTTTCCATGGATATAGCTCGTATGGGAGTGGATATGGGTATTAAAAATTATGTTGGTCCCTCCACCCGACTGGATCGGTTAAAGATGATCAGGAAGATAGTTGGTGAAGATTCTTTTATTATATCTCCAGGTGTGGGTGTGCAGGGTGGAGATGCAAAAGCTACCCTCCAATTTGCAGATGCCCTTATTGTTGGTAGGAGTATTTACCTATCCAGCAACCCTGTAAATGCTCTGGAGTCCATTATAGATTCTATTAAACTTTAA
- a CDS encoding TRAM domain-containing protein, which translates to MFGNSYGRDERENSAPINEGEEYDVKIEDLGRDGDGITRIEGFVVFVSGAKVGDEVKIRVNSVRRNFGFAEIVE; encoded by the coding sequence ATGTTCGGAAATAGTTACGGAAGAGATGAAAGAGAAAATTCCGCCCCTATTAATGAAGGGGAAGAATACGATGTTAAAATTGAAGATTTAGGTAGAGATGGTGACGGCATTACCCGTATTGAAGGTTTTGTAGTTTTCGTTTCAGGCGCTAAAGTAGGCGATGAAGTAAAAATTCGTGTCAACTCCGTTAGGAGAAACTTTGGTTTTGCAGAGATAGTAGAATAA
- a CDS encoding TRAM domain-containing protein — translation MFGSNYGRDDNRGGNAPISEGEEYDVKIEDLGRDGDGITRIEGFVVFVSGAKVGDEVKIRVNSVRRNFGFAEVIE, via the coding sequence ATGTTTGGAAGTAATTACGGAAGAGATGACAATAGAGGCGGAAACGCTCCTATTAGTGAAGGGGAAGAATATGATGTTAAAATTGAAGATTTAGGTAGGGATGGTGACGGCATTACCCGTATTGAAGGTTTTGTAGTTTTCGTTTCTGGCGCTAAAGTAGGCGATGAAGTAAAAATCAGAGTAAATTCTGTGAGAAGAAACTTTGGTTTTGCTGAAGTGATAGAATAA
- a CDS encoding energy-coupling factor ABC transporter permease, which yields MHIMEGFLPWEWCLFWFIISLPVVAYGVIQIKKITDENPESKPLLAVSGAFVFVLSSLKLPSVTGSCSHPTGTGLGAVLFGPAVASVLGAIVLLFQAILLAHGGLTTLGANIFSMGIVGPVVAWLVYKGVKKVNGPTLLGVFLAAALADLMTYVTTATQLSLAFPVPSFAVAFNNFMLIFAVTQVPLAIAEGILTVVIFDYIMKLRPDILENLKVIGPKVKEKVHAVV from the coding sequence ATGCATATTATGGAAGGTTTTCTACCATGGGAATGGTGTCTTTTTTGGTTTATAATATCTCTCCCAGTGGTGGCTTACGGTGTTATACAGATTAAAAAGATTACAGACGAAAACCCTGAATCTAAACCGTTACTGGCTGTTTCAGGTGCATTTGTTTTTGTTTTATCATCCTTAAAACTACCTTCAGTAACAGGTAGTTGCTCTCATCCTACTGGTACTGGTTTAGGTGCAGTGCTTTTTGGACCGGCAGTGGCCAGTGTACTGGGTGCTATAGTTCTGCTTTTTCAGGCTATTCTACTGGCTCACGGTGGTCTGACTACTCTGGGTGCTAACATATTCTCCATGGGGATAGTAGGTCCTGTGGTGGCCTGGTTGGTTTATAAAGGTGTCAAGAAGGTAAATGGACCCACACTTCTGGGTGTTTTCCTAGCCGCGGCTCTGGCTGATCTTATGACCTACGTGACCACAGCAACCCAACTGTCCCTGGCATTCCCAGTACCTAGCTTTGCAGTAGCCTTTAACAATTTCATGCTAATCTTTGCCGTTACCCAGGTACCTCTGGCTATTGCTGAAGGAATCCTAACAGTGGTGATATTTGATTATATTATGAAACTGAGACCAGACATCCTAGAGAACTTGAAGGTTATCGGACCTAAAGTGAAGGAAAAAGTTCATGCGGTGGTGTAA
- a CDS encoding energy-coupling factor ABC transporter substrate-binding protein yields MESKYYIILLALVAIIAILPLAIYSGMGEDQGFFGGADDAAGTVVEETGYQPWFSSIWEPPSGEIESLLFALQAAIGAIIIGYVLGYLNGQAKERKKIEQEMGEKTKITTEEAVEN; encoded by the coding sequence ATGGAAAGCAAATATTACATTATCTTACTGGCACTGGTAGCTATCATTGCCATATTACCACTGGCCATATACAGTGGGATGGGTGAAGATCAGGGTTTCTTTGGTGGGGCTGATGATGCAGCAGGAACAGTCGTGGAAGAAACTGGTTACCAACCCTGGTTCAGTTCTATATGGGAACCCCCAAGTGGTGAAATTGAAAGTCTACTGTTTGCTCTTCAAGCAGCTATAGGTGCCATAATAATTGGTTATGTTCTGGGATATCTAAATGGACAGGCCAAGGAGAGGAAGAAAATAGAGCAGGAGATGGGAGAAAAGACAAAAATAACTACAGAAGAAGCTGTTGAAAACTAA
- the cbiQ gene encoding cobalt ECF transporter T component CbiQ codes for MFENTLDNYAHSNNLKDTNTIYKVIFAISTMIMSLISTSPVIPLLITLVMSFVIIFMARIPWKFYLKFLTIPFLFAMITFVFMAFFFGVGAHILELGIFNLAVTQDGFNLGFLVFSRVMGGFTCLAFLALTIPMTELFSGLECLRIPQIVVEIAMLMYRYIFLFLDEALNMYHAQETRMGYYSLKKSFKSLGMLGSNLFIRTWIKGEQSYIAMESRCYKGSMRTLRGSESLQSVGMPKLGLLVLFEGFLLWGVFLTSNFRLF; via the coding sequence ATGTTTGAAAACACACTGGATAACTACGCTCATTCCAACAACCTTAAAGATACAAACACCATATATAAGGTTATATTCGCAATTTCAACCATGATAATGAGCCTAATATCCACATCACCAGTTATACCTCTCCTTATAACTTTAGTGATGTCTTTTGTTATTATTTTCATGGCTAGAATTCCCTGGAAGTTTTATTTGAAATTTTTAACCATACCCTTTCTATTTGCTATGATAACTTTTGTTTTTATGGCCTTTTTTTTCGGTGTGGGAGCACACATCCTGGAACTGGGAATATTTAACCTAGCAGTGACTCAGGATGGCTTCAATCTGGGATTTTTAGTATTTTCCAGGGTAATGGGTGGTTTCACCTGTCTGGCATTTTTAGCACTGACCATACCCATGACGGAACTTTTTTCTGGGCTGGAATGCCTTAGAATCCCTCAGATAGTAGTGGAAATAGCCATGTTAATGTACCGTTACATATTCCTATTTCTTGATGAAGCCTTAAACATGTATCACGCCCAGGAGACACGTATGGGTTACTATTCTCTTAAAAAATCTTTTAAATCGTTAGGAATGCTGGGAAGCAACCTTTTTATAAGAACTTGGATAAAAGGAGAACAGTCATACATTGCAATGGAATCCAGGTGTTATAAAGGTTCTATGAGAACACTGAGAGGATCTGAAAGCCTTCAAAGTGTAGGAATGCCTAAATTAGGTCTTTTAGTACTATTTGAGGGGTTTCTGCTGTGGGGAGTGTTCCTTACCAGTAACTTCAGACTATTTTAA
- a CDS encoding ATP-binding cassette domain-containing protein: MNVLETKDLSYIYPDGTAALKHVNFQAPRGKIVALMGPNGAGKSTLFLHLNGILKPSSGQVLIDGEPLKYDKKSLLKVRQKVGIVFQNPDDQLFAPTVFDDVAFGPLNIDIHPDEVKKRVAEALRKVGMEGYEKKPPHNLSGGQKKRVAIAGILAMRPEVMVLDEPTSGLDPKGAFRIMKLLIELNREGMSIIIATHDVDIVPIYAHKVYAINHGEIIREGIPREIFEDAETIRKANLRLPHVAHLFERLHKEDQISFGETYPLTVNEAKRSISERMKDKEKE; encoded by the coding sequence ATGAACGTTCTTGAAACCAAAGATCTCAGTTATATCTATCCTGATGGCACGGCGGCCCTTAAGCATGTGAATTTCCAGGCACCCAGAGGTAAAATTGTCGCCCTCATGGGACCTAATGGGGCGGGTAAATCCACTCTTTTCCTACATTTAAATGGAATACTAAAACCCTCCTCAGGCCAGGTTCTCATTGATGGTGAACCCCTTAAATATGATAAAAAAAGTTTGTTAAAAGTGCGTCAGAAAGTAGGAATAGTCTTTCAGAACCCGGATGACCAGCTATTCGCCCCAACTGTATTTGATGATGTGGCGTTCGGACCCTTAAACATAGATATTCATCCCGATGAGGTTAAAAAAAGAGTAGCCGAAGCTCTGAGGAAAGTGGGAATGGAAGGATATGAGAAAAAACCACCACACAATTTAAGCGGAGGTCAGAAGAAACGGGTGGCTATTGCTGGTATACTGGCCATGCGACCGGAGGTAATGGTTTTAGACGAGCCCACCAGTGGTCTGGATCCCAAAGGAGCTTTCAGAATAATGAAATTACTTATTGAACTCAACAGGGAGGGAATGAGCATAATAATTGCCACCCATGATGTGGATATTGTCCCCATCTACGCCCATAAGGTATATGCCATAAATCACGGAGAAATAATCCGGGAAGGAATACCCAGGGAAATATTTGAGGATGCTGAAACCATCCGCAAAGCCAATTTAAGACTCCCCCACGTGGCTCACCTTTTTGAAAGACTCCATAAGGAAGATCAGATTTCTTTTGGAGAAACCTACCCCCTTACGGTGAATGAAGCCAAAAGAAGTATCAGTGAAAGGATGAAAGATAAAGAAAAAGAATAA
- a CDS encoding 4Fe-4S binding protein produces MKAWLKFSPSIVNKPVISDLIKNYDVSFNILRADITPKGGKMLIEISGSEAEEGIHYMEKEGIRLNPIKKVVKKDEEKCVDCGECISLCPVEAISMDSLWTVQLDDQKCIGCGFCTSSCPTRAIKIAD; encoded by the coding sequence ATGAAAGCCTGGCTAAAATTCTCTCCCAGCATTGTGAATAAACCAGTAATTTCTGATTTAATCAAAAACTATGATGTGAGCTTCAACATCCTCCGGGCTGACATCACCCCCAAGGGTGGGAAAATGCTCATTGAGATCAGTGGTAGTGAAGCAGAGGAAGGAATCCATTACATGGAGAAAGAAGGAATCAGACTTAACCCCATAAAAAAGGTGGTTAAAAAGGATGAAGAGAAATGTGTGGATTGTGGTGAATGTATCAGTCTCTGCCCAGTGGAAGCCATAAGCATGGACTCTCTCTGGACCGTGCAACTGGATGACCAGAAATGTATTGGATGCGGATTCTGCACATCCTCCTGCCCTACCCGAGCTATTAAAATTGCTGATTAA